A region of Gracilinanus agilis isolate LMUSP501 chromosome 3, AgileGrace, whole genome shotgun sequence DNA encodes the following proteins:
- the LOC123242174 gene encoding mitochondrial folate transporter/carrier-like, whose protein sequence is MAAEVPPGQNVAPRPPCSTQPIQKDQELVPKVLAVATPLAIFQHVRYENMVGGVIGGILSNLVLHPMDLVKIRFAVSDGLRVRPKYRGIAHCLHTIWKQDGVRGLYQGLTPNVWGAGLSWGLYFFFYNAIKSYKSEGKTDQLQASDYLFSAAQAGAMTLCFTNPLWVTKTRLMLQYDHSPEERKYEGMIDTLVKIYKSDGVRGLYRGFVPGLLGTSHGALQFMTYEMLKKRYNEHMARMQEAQLSTLEYISIAAIAKIFAVAATYPYQVVRARLQDQHIYYQGIRHVIRRTWKKEGIQGFYKGIIPNLITVTPACCITFVVYENVSQFLCDFREDPLK, encoded by the coding sequence ATGGCGGCCGAAGTGCCTCCTGGCCAGAATGTGGCGCCCAGGCCACCGTGCTCAACACAGCCCATCCAGAAGGATCAGGAGCTGGTGCCGAAGGTGTTGGCGGTGGCGACCCCTCTGGCCATCTTCCAACATGTGCGCTACGAGAACATGGTCGGGGGCGTGATTGGGGGCATCCTCTCCAACCTGGTGCTGCACCCCATGGACCTCGTGAAGATCCGCTTCGCAGTGAGTGACGGCCTCAGAGTGAGGCCCAAGTACAGAGGCATCGCCCACTGTCTGCACACGATTTGGAAACAAGACGGGGTGCGAGGCCTCTACCAAGGACTCACCCCGAACGTGTGGGGGGCCGGTTTATCTTGGGGACtctactttttcttctataatgcCATTAAATCATATAAGTCAGAGGGGAAAACAGACCAGCTACAGGCTTCTGATTATCTTTTCTCTGCTGCTCAAGCTGGGGCTATGACGCTGTGTTTTACAAACCCATTGTGGGTCACCAAGACCCGGCTCATGTTACAGTATGACCACAGCCCCGAGGAGAGGAAGTATGAGGGCATGATTGACACTTTGGTCAAGATCTACAAATCTGATGGTGTGCGGGGGTTGTACAGGGGGTTTGTGCCTGGGCTGCTGGGAACATCCCATGGAGCCCTTCAGTTCATGACGTATGAAATGCTGAAAAAAAGGTACAATGAACACATGGCTAGAATGCAAGAGGCCCAATTGAGCACCTTAGAATATATATCAATTGCAGCAATTGCAAAAATATTTGCAGTGGCAGCCACATACCCATATCAGGTAGTGAGAGCCCGTCTTCAAGATCAACACATCTATTATCAGGGTATACGACATGTAATCAGAAGGACATGGAAGAAAGAAGGCATTCAAGGATTTTATAAAGGAATTATCCCTAATTTGATTACAGTGACTCCAGCCTGTTGTATTACTTTTGTAGTTTATGAAAATGTCTCCCAATTTTTATGTGACTTTAGAGAAGACCCTTTAAAATGA